A portion of the Chloroflexaceae bacterium genome contains these proteins:
- a CDS encoding MFS transporter, with product MRTPSVPSNHRSPLTILFICVFVDMIGYGMVVPLLPFLAPEGSARALLVGLLSSLYALLQFLAAPVLGALSDRVGRRPVLIGAVLASSAAYSVLSLGASIGALPLVFLAVALGGAAGASIPTAQACIADRLPPAERARGLGLIGAAFGLGLMLGPASGGLLSVYGLGVPPLLAATLALLNGLFALRALPESLPPERRAPTPLRPAGAARQLGAAFALRDARPLLVAIFLLNMAFAGLQSNAPLFTSTRFGWGPLENGAFFAFIGACAVLTQGVILGRLLSHLAEARLVSGGLGLMALTLGGAALAPAGWMLYPLVGAMALGIGLAAPSITSLVSRLAGEGRQGAVMGGMQAVLSLTLILGPALAGVLFDTFGPGAPYLGGGTLALGALGAALVGLAPAGRAAPAAADECDSGFRILDFGFLAPR from the coding sequence ATGCGTACCCCGTCCGTTCCTTCCAACCACCGCTCGCCGCTGACCATCCTGTTCATCTGCGTCTTTGTGGACATGATCGGCTACGGGATGGTCGTCCCGCTTCTGCCGTTCCTGGCGCCGGAAGGGTCGGCGCGGGCGCTGCTGGTGGGCCTGCTGAGTTCGCTCTACGCGCTGCTCCAGTTCCTGGCGGCGCCGGTGCTAGGCGCGTTGTCCGACCGGGTGGGCCGGCGGCCAGTGCTGATCGGCGCAGTCCTGGCCTCGAGCGCGGCCTACAGTGTATTGAGCCTGGGGGCCAGCATCGGCGCGTTGCCGCTGGTCTTTCTGGCGGTGGCCCTCGGCGGCGCGGCAGGGGCCAGCATCCCCACGGCGCAGGCCTGCATCGCCGACCGGCTGCCGCCTGCCGAGCGCGCCCGCGGCCTGGGGCTGATCGGCGCGGCCTTCGGGCTGGGCCTGATGCTCGGCCCGGCCTCGGGCGGCCTGCTGAGCGTCTACGGGCTGGGCGTGCCGCCGCTGCTGGCGGCGACCCTGGCGCTGCTCAACGGCCTGTTCGCCCTGCGCGCCTTGCCCGAGTCGCTGCCGCCGGAGCGCCGCGCGCCGACGCCGCTGCGTCCGGCGGGGGCAGCGCGGCAACTCGGCGCGGCCTTCGCCCTTCGCGACGCGCGTCCGCTACTGGTGGCGATCTTCCTGCTTAATATGGCCTTCGCCGGCTTGCAGAGCAACGCGCCCCTGTTTACCAGCACTCGCTTCGGCTGGGGGCCGCTGGAGAACGGCGCCTTCTTCGCCTTTATCGGCGCCTGCGCGGTGCTCACCCAGGGCGTGATCCTCGGGCGGCTGCTGTCGCACCTGGCCGAAGCCCGGCTGGTGAGCGGCGGCCTGGGGCTGATGGCGCTGACCCTCGGCGGCGCGGCCCTGGCCCCGGCAGGCTGGATGCTCTACCCCCTGGTCGGGGCGATGGCCCTGGGCATCGGCCTGGCGGCGCCCTCGATCACCAGCCTGGTCTCGCGGCTGGCCGGCGAGGGGCGCCAGGGCGCGGTGATGGGGGGCATGCAGGCCGTGCTGAGCCTGACGCTCATCCTGGGGCCGGCCCTGGCCGGGGTGCTGTTCGACACCTTCGGGCCAGGCGCGCCCTACCTCGGCGGGGGGACGCTGGCCCTGGGGGCGCTGGGGGCGGCCCTGGTCGGGCTGGCCCCGGCAGGGCGCGCCGCGCCCGCCGCGGCAGACGAGTGCGATTCTGGATTTCGGATTTTGGATTTTGGATTTTTGGCGCCCCGATGA
- the ribA gene encoding GTP cyclohydrolase II: MISFERPPVQRVASARLPTVYGEYAMHVYSDADGREHVALTVGEVADGRPVLTRLHSECLTGDVFASLRCDCGEQLAWTLAHLQEAGRGALLYLRQEGRGIGLANKIRAYALQEQGLDTVDANLALGLPADRRDYRLAAEMLRDLGITSVALLTNNPQKIRGLEGYGILVLERLPVPATPNCHNQFYLETKRRRMGHLE; encoded by the coding sequence ATGATCAGCTTCGAACGGCCGCCGGTGCAGCGCGTGGCCAGCGCCAGGCTGCCAACCGTGTATGGCGAATATGCGATGCACGTCTACAGCGACGCCGACGGGCGCGAGCACGTCGCGCTCACCGTCGGCGAGGTGGCCGATGGACGGCCCGTGCTCACTCGCCTGCACTCGGAGTGCCTCACTGGCGACGTGTTTGCCTCGCTGCGCTGCGACTGCGGCGAGCAACTGGCCTGGACGCTGGCCCATCTCCAGGAGGCAGGGCGCGGGGCGCTGCTCTACTTGCGGCAGGAGGGCCGGGGGATCGGGCTGGCCAACAAGATCCGCGCCTACGCCCTGCAGGAGCAGGGCCTCGATACGGTAGACGCCAACCTGGCCCTGGGCTTGCCCGCCGACCGGCGCGACTACCGCCTAGCGGCGGAGATGCTGCGCGACCTGGGCATTACCAGTGTGGCGCTGCTAACCAACAACCCGCAGAAGATCCGCGGACTCGAAGGCTACGGCATCCTGGTGCTGGAGCGCCTGCCGGTGCCGGCGACGCCCAATTGCCATAACCAGTTCTACCTGGAGACCAAGCGCCGGCGGATGGGGCACCTGGAGTGA
- a CDS encoding AIR synthase family protein — protein MSDRRIGKPSPGRLKALLSGRLGAPAPHLLVPPGPGFDAAVLELPDGRVMAVAEDPIFPAIGLPLEIMGWFTVHIGASDVAVTGVQPRYMTYTLLLPTAGPESDAQTIITSIADTALELGISIVGGHTGWYDAVTIPTIGGVTVWGFAERDAWISPGGARDGDRLLMTKGPGVEAAALLAIVYQDRLKGQIAEEQLARLRQRVEQITVVNDALIAFACGGVHAMHDATESGVLGGAYEMADAAGIPVAIDLDAIEVPADIRELARALAFDPWQAISEGTLLAAVEPSSVPRVRDAWRAAGIESYELGYFDRSLGRSSVRRNGATVVLDEPGEDPFWDLYFADLRA, from the coding sequence ATGAGTGACCGCCGCATCGGCAAGCCTTCGCCGGGCCGTCTGAAGGCCCTCCTCAGCGGGCGCCTCGGCGCGCCCGCGCCCCACCTGCTCGTGCCCCCCGGCCCGGGCTTCGACGCTGCCGTGCTCGAACTCCCCGACGGCCGGGTCATGGCCGTCGCCGAAGATCCGATCTTCCCCGCCATCGGCCTGCCGCTGGAAATTATGGGCTGGTTCACCGTCCACATCGGGGCCAGCGACGTCGCCGTCACCGGCGTGCAGCCGCGCTACATGACCTACACCCTGCTCCTGCCCACTGCCGGCCCCGAAAGCGACGCGCAGACCATCATCACCTCCATCGCTGATACGGCCCTCGAGCTGGGCATCAGCATCGTCGGCGGGCACACCGGCTGGTACGACGCCGTGACCATCCCCACCATCGGCGGCGTGACCGTCTGGGGCTTCGCCGAACGCGACGCCTGGATTTCGCCCGGCGGCGCGCGGGACGGCGACCGGTTGCTCATGACCAAGGGGCCGGGGGTCGAGGCGGCGGCGCTGCTCGCCATTGTGTACCAGGACCGCCTCAAAGGACAGATCGCCGAGGAGCAGCTTGCCCGGCTGCGCCAGCGCGTCGAGCAGATCACTGTGGTCAACGACGCCCTGATCGCCTTCGCCTGCGGCGGCGTCCACGCCATGCACGACGCCACCGAGAGCGGCGTGCTGGGGGGCGCCTACGAGATGGCCGACGCGGCGGGCATCCCTGTGGCCATTGACCTCGATGCCATCGAAGTTCCGGCGGACATCCGCGAACTGGCCCGGGCCCTGGCGTTCGACCCCTGGCAGGCGATCAGCGAGGGCACGCTGCTGGCGGCGGTGGAACCCTCCAGCGTGCCGCGCGTTCGCGACGCCTGGCGCGCCGCGGGCATCGAGAGCTACGAACTGGGCTATTTTGACCGCAGTCTGGGGCGGAGCAGCGTGCGCCGCAACGGCGCGACCGTCGTGCTCGACGAACCGGGCGAGGACCCCTTCTGGGATCTTTACTTCGCCGATCTGCGCGCCTGA
- a CDS encoding 1-acyl-sn-glycerol-3-phosphate acyltransferase: MDSDLAAPLLEAQSTYPARVMDLTWLNIADLRSAFGVTATMPLSGLADLLFHLPARNFAHQVLALDALVGREGLRAGGAWICGQLSRGVEIWGAPPPATGPALIVANHPGLLDAAALFASIPREDLRVLAITRPFLRALPHIAGRLFAVGDAPAARMATARRAARHLRAGGALLVFPAGRIEPDPLSLPGAEDSVASWSQGIDQIVQLAGAVTVVPAIVAGVLTPAAVKHPLTRLRQHPDDRRWLAAILQLMLPWLQHTTVQVRFGRPIAATGAPVSAAVAAEARRLIREVAR; encoded by the coding sequence ATGGATTCCGACCTTGCTGCTCCCCTCCTCGAAGCGCAAAGCACGTATCCTGCGAGGGTGATGGATCTGACCTGGCTCAACATTGCCGATCTGCGTTCGGCCTTTGGCGTTACTGCGACGATGCCGCTCTCCGGGCTGGCCGACTTGCTCTTCCACCTCCCCGCGCGCAACTTCGCCCATCAGGTGCTGGCCCTCGATGCGCTGGTCGGGCGCGAGGGGCTGCGCGCCGGCGGGGCGTGGATCTGCGGGCAACTCAGCCGGGGGGTGGAGATCTGGGGAGCGCCTCCGCCCGCTACGGGACCAGCGCTGATCGTTGCCAATCACCCTGGATTGCTCGACGCTGCCGCACTCTTTGCCAGCATCCCCCGCGAGGATCTGCGCGTGCTGGCGATTACGCGCCCCTTTCTGCGCGCTCTGCCCCATATCGCCGGGCGGTTGTTTGCCGTGGGCGACGCCCCTGCCGCACGCATGGCCACGGCGCGCCGGGCGGCCCGGCATCTGCGCGCCGGGGGCGCGCTGCTTGTCTTCCCCGCCGGGCGGATCGAACCCGACCCCCTGAGCCTCCCCGGCGCCGAAGATTCGGTGGCGAGCTGGTCGCAGGGGATTGACCAGATCGTTCAACTCGCCGGCGCGGTGACAGTGGTTCCCGCCATCGTGGCCGGCGTGCTGACGCCAGCGGCCGTGAAGCATCCCCTCACGCGCCTGCGCCAGCACCCGGATGATCGTCGCTGGCTGGCGGCCATCCTGCAACTGATGCTTCCCTGGCTCCAGCATACCACTGTACAGGTGCGTTTCGGGCGGCCCATCGCAGCGACAGGCGCCCCGGTAAGCGCCGCTGTTGCCGCCGAGGCGCGCCGCCTGATCCGGGAGGTGGCCCGGTGA
- a CDS encoding Uma2 family endonuclease: MTAQPAPHLTPAEYLDLERAGEERREYLAGKIYATAGGSKRHNRIAGSAYAALYAQLRQRDGVVYPSDMRVKSARTGLYTYPDITIVCGDEEFEDDNLLSPTV, translated from the coding sequence ATGACCGCACAACCGGCGCCCCACCTGACGCCCGCGGAGTATCTGGACCTCGAGCGGGCCGGCGAAGAGAGGCGCGAGTATCTCGCCGGGAAGATCTACGCCACGGCTGGCGGCAGCAAGCGCCACAATCGCATTGCCGGCAGCGCCTATGCCGCGCTCTATGCTCAACTGCGCCAGCGCGACGGCGTGGTCTACCCGAGCGATATGCGCGTCAAATCGGCTCGGACCGGGTTATACACTTATCCGGACATCACCATCGTGTGCGGTGACGAAGAGTTTGAGGATGACAACTTGTTGAGTCCAACCGTATAA
- a CDS encoding MTH1187 family thiamine-binding protein — translation MLASFSIVPLGVGEELKEYIASLAPIIEASGVRYAMGAMQTTLEGEPEQVMEVIMACHRHMRTLAPRVLTHITLDDRAGAADRLQGKVQDVEAVLGRKVAHE, via the coding sequence ATGCTCGCCAGTTTTTCCATCGTGCCCCTGGGAGTGGGCGAAGAACTGAAAGAGTACATTGCCTCCCTGGCGCCGATCATCGAGGCTTCCGGCGTGCGCTACGCCATGGGAGCCATGCAGACCACCCTCGAAGGCGAGCCGGAGCAGGTGATGGAGGTGATCATGGCCTGCCACCGGCACATGCGCACCCTGGCGCCCCGCGTCCTGACCCACATTACGCTCGACGATCGCGCCGGGGCCGCCGACCGCCTCCAGGGGAAGGTCCAGGATGTCGAGGCCGTGCTGGGAAGGAAGGTGGCCCATGAGTGA